From the Sporolituus thermophilus DSM 23256 genome, the window GATTGGCATTACGGTAACCGCTTCGTCCATGCTGATCCCGCGCAAATCGGTGACGGCCGTTATCGGCCTTAAACCCGGCAAACCAAACGGGCAGCCGACCTGCGCCGGCAATGTCTGCCTTACCTGCGGCCAGCCCAATTGTTTGGCCCGGCGTACATCATCACAGTGAAAGGATGAGCCACGATGATTTATCTTTTTGACGGCGCGATGGGCACGATGCTGCAGCAGGCCGGACTGACGCCGGGACAATGTCCCGAAGCCTGGAACTGCGAGCGGCCGGAGGTGGTAACCGCCATCCACCGCCGCTATGTTGAAAGCGGCGCCGCCATCATTGAAACCAACACCTTTGGCGCCAACCGCGTTAAACTATCCCATTACGGCCTGGCCCGCGACGTTGCCCGCCTCAATACCGCCGCCGTTCGCGCGGCCCGCGCGGCCGCCGGGCCCCACACCAAAATCGCCGGTTCCGTCGGCCCGACCGGCAAATTCATCGCCCCTCTCGGCGAACTCTCCTTTGACGAGGCCTGCGATGTCTTCGCCGAGCAGATTGCCGCTTTGGACGCCGCCGGCGTCGACTATATAATCATCGAAACCATTATCGACCTTCAGGAAATGCGCGCCGCGCTGCTGGCCGCCAAACAGACCACCCGCAAACCGGTCATCTGCCAGCTCTCGTTTGGTGCCGACGGCCGTACGGTCACCGGCACCGACCCGGCCACCGCCGCCATCGTGCTGGAAGCCATGGGCGCCGATATCATCGGCGCCAACTGTTCGCTCGGTCCGGCCCAACTGGTGCCGGTGGTGGAAGCCCTCGCCGCCCACACCAGCCGACCCGTTAGCGTCCAGCCCAATGCCGGCATGCCTGAACTGGTTGACGGGAAAACGCACTTTCCCATGGGTCCGGCGGAACTGGCTGCCTGGGCGCCACGCCTGATTGCGGCCGGCGCTAGCTATATCGGCGGCTGCTGCGGCACCACGCCTGAGCATATCAGGGCCATGGCTGAGGCCATCCGTCACCTGGGCGGCAGCGGTACTTCCGTCCGGACCGTAAGACAAGGCGTCGCCCTCACCAGCCGCAGCCGCACCGTTTGGCTGGGGCCGGGCCACCCGCCGGTTATTATTGGCGAACGCATCAACCCCAGCGGGCGCAAAGCCTTGGCCGCCGAAATCCGCTCCGGCAGTTTTCTGACCGTCAAGAAAGACGCCCTCGCCCAGGTGCAGGCCGGCGCCACCGTCCTGGATGTAAATATGGGCGTGCCCGGCATTGACCAGGCAGCGACCATGGGGCGGGCGGTACAGGAGCTGTCCATGCTGGTCGACGTTCCCCTGTCCATCGACACTACCGACCCGGCTGCCCTGGAGGCCGGGCTGAAAGCCTTCCCCGGCCGGGCGCTGGTCAATTCCGTGAGCGCCGAACCGGAACGGCTGGAAACATTCCTGCCACTGGCAAAAAAATACGGCGCCGCCGTCCTGTGCCTCCCCGTCGCTCCCGGCGGCGTACCCGCTACGGCCAACGAGCGGCTGGCCGTGGCCAAACAAATTGTTGAGGCGGCGCTCAAGGCCGGCCTGCGCCCCCAGGATTTACTCCTTGACGCCCTGGTTCTCACCGTCGCCGCCGAGGGACAGGCCGCCCGGGAAACACTGGCAACCTTGCGCTTGTATCGGGAGCATTTCGCCTATCCGGCCGTCATCGGCCTGAGCAATATTTCCTACGGTCTGCCGCGCCGCGACCTGATGAATGCCGCCTTCTGCGCCATGGCCCTGGCGGCCGGACTCGACGCGCCCATCCTTAACCCTTATGACCCGCTGATGCAGGACATGCTTGCCGCCGCAGGCGCCCTGCTGGGTTATGACGCAAACGGCAAAAGCTACAGCGAACGCTACGGGCGCGCGGCGGCGCCTTCACCGGCGGACCCGGCAGCGGAAGAAACAGGCGATAAGCTCGACCAAATCCGCCAGATGGTCATCCGCGGCGAAAAAGAAGCTGTCACGGCCGCGGTCCAGGCCGCCCTGCAGGCGGGCTATTCGCCCTTGGACATTACCGACCGGGCGCTGACGGCGGCCATGAACGAAGTGGGCGAAGCCTTTGGCGCCGGCCGCTGCTTTTTGCCCCAGGTGCTGCTATCCGCCGAAGCCATGCGGGCCGCCTTTGAAATAATCAAAACAACCTTGCCGCCCAATGCCGCCAGCCGGGGCACGGTAGTGCTCGCCACCGTCAAGGGCGACATCCACGACTTGGGGAAAAATATCGTCGCCACCCTGCTGGAAAATAGCGGGTTTACCGTCATCGACTTAGGCAAAGACGTAGCGCCGGAGGTGGTTGTGGCGGCGGCCCGCGAGCACGACGCCGACGTAGTGGGCCTGTGCGCCCTCATGACCACCACCATGCCCCAGATTGACGTTACCATCGCCGCCCTGCGCGCAGCCGGCTGCCGGGCCGCAACAATCGTCGGTGGCGCCGTCCTGACCGCCGAATACGCCGCCCAGGCTGGCGCCGATGCTTATGCCGCCGACGGCGTCGATGCGGTCAACAAAGTAAAAACCCTGCTGAAAAAGAGCCGCCATGCCTAGCCTTACCCTCAAACCAAGGTGTGTCAGTAGGTCTGACACACCTTTAATTTAGACAATAGTAAATTAAGCCTGGACAAATTCCTTTTTGCCAGGCTTGCATACATCAAAAGTAAAATTGCAAAAAAACAACAGCTGTGAACTAACATGAAAATATAGCAATTGTCAGAATTTCCAAAATATGTTATGGTAGTTAAAGATAAATCAGCGGGGTTGGCGATTACGGCGGGCCGGCCGCACAGGGAG encodes:
- a CDS encoding homocysteine S-methyltransferase family protein, which gives rise to MIYLFDGAMGTMLQQAGLTPGQCPEAWNCERPEVVTAIHRRYVESGAAIIETNTFGANRVKLSHYGLARDVARLNTAAVRAARAAAGPHTKIAGSVGPTGKFIAPLGELSFDEACDVFAEQIAALDAAGVDYIIIETIIDLQEMRAALLAAKQTTRKPVICQLSFGADGRTVTGTDPATAAIVLEAMGADIIGANCSLGPAQLVPVVEALAAHTSRPVSVQPNAGMPELVDGKTHFPMGPAELAAWAPRLIAAGASYIGGCCGTTPEHIRAMAEAIRHLGGSGTSVRTVRQGVALTSRSRTVWLGPGHPPVIIGERINPSGRKALAAEIRSGSFLTVKKDALAQVQAGATVLDVNMGVPGIDQAATMGRAVQELSMLVDVPLSIDTTDPAALEAGLKAFPGRALVNSVSAEPERLETFLPLAKKYGAAVLCLPVAPGGVPATANERLAVAKQIVEAALKAGLRPQDLLLDALVLTVAAEGQAARETLATLRLYREHFAYPAVIGLSNISYGLPRRDLMNAAFCAMALAAGLDAPILNPYDPLMQDMLAAAGALLGYDANGKSYSERYGRAAAPSPADPAAEETGDKLDQIRQMVIRGEKEAVTAAVQAALQAGYSPLDITDRALTAAMNEVGEAFGAGRCFLPQVLLSAEAMRAAFEIIKTTLPPNAASRGTVVLATVKGDIHDLGKNIVATLLENSGFTVIDLGKDVAPEVVVAAAREHDADVVGLCALMTTTMPQIDVTIAALRAAGCRAATIVGGAVLTAEYAAQAGADAYAADGVDAVNKVKTLLKKSRHA